The Rhizoctonia solani chromosome 1, complete sequence sequence ACAACAATCTTGCGCTGGACGGCAGTGTACAGATACTTTACAATAGCTCACAAGCACTTCAAACCCTTTACAAGACACAAAATGGTATTTCCTGTCGTTATGCAGGCATTGGTTGTTGGAGAGGTTAGAGTATTCGTATTTGTACTACTATGTGGGGCTCACAGATTTGATCCAAGGGAAAGAAGGTTGAACTTGAACAGATACCCATTCCAACTCTTGAAATAAATGAAGTTCTCATTCGCATTCACTCAATTGCACAGAATCCTACGGACTGGAAGCGTAAGTTAGAAATTCTGATGAGTGAGCCTGCTCTTTTCTGATTGATCCGGATTACAATAAGACACCGATTTTCTTAGCCGTACGTAGCGCTAGCATTGACCTCTGATAGGGAAATCAATCGCTGACGCTCTTTCTCCGAAGCTGTTGGAAATGTTATTGGATGCGACTTTTCTGGAACAGTTGTGAAGCTAGGAGCAGACTCTATTAGTCGAGTCAAAGTAGGAGATACGGTTGCTGCACATGTGCATGGAGGTACCTACAAAACACCGTATGTAGCATCTTCCGGCTTACATCAATTTCTTGATAGGAAACTATAAGGACCGCGGTGCGTTTGCTCAGTACGCCAAAGCCGACTCGGACCTGGTATGGAAGTTCTCCCCGAGTGTGCTGTCATTTGAGGAAGCGGCCACTATGAATTGCGCGTACGTGGACCCTGTTAGCTTACTTATTATCAAAATCTCTAACCATGCCTACACGGTAGACTATGGACTGTTATTCAGGCGTTCTATCTTCGCATGGGACTTGAAGAGCCTTCATCGGCTCTCCAAAGAATGAATGGATTTTAATATATGGCGGTAGCAGTGAGTCAAATTCAATTCTTGTTCGAAAGAACCACCTGATACATATTAACGCAGCTTCGCTTGGTCTATTCTCAATTCAGCTGGCCAAGCTGTCGGGGTACAAAGTTGTTACCACTACCTCTCCGAAGAATTTCGACTTGCTAAAATCACTCGGCGCGGATATAGTAATCAACGTGAGTCTAAGGAGTCCTTCAGATTTGAAAGACAATTAGTTAACATTCCTTGGTCAAAACAAGTACAGGGATGCAGA is a genomic window containing:
- a CDS encoding Zinc-binding dehydrogenase, with the translated sequence MVFPVVMQALVVGEGKKVELEQIPIPTLEINEVLIRIHSIAQNPTDWKHTDFLSPVGNVIGCDFSGTVVKLGADSISRVKVGDTVAAHVHGGNYKDRGAFAQYAKADSDLVWKFSPSVLSFEEAATMNCAAFIGSPKNEWILIYGGSTSLGLFSIQLAKLSGYKVVTTTSPKNFDLLKSLGADIVINYRDADIIEQIQKATENSLKLAFDTVGETDTQIICVKSLAPTPDGARPGKVMVSLIPNEDAKALRKDVIVLNTVIYTAFGRSFELAKIQFPASPEDRAHMASWMPKLEELAAKGQIKPNPARLWPGGLGAVNEGFQYMREGKVSAEKIVYNVH